From Acidicapsa acidisoli, the proteins below share one genomic window:
- a CDS encoding TonB-dependent receptor, translating into MLSQALFSLKVPRPLGCDSMRQSMCRTVAYRMQAIAFCVLFSCLFLWIPSRLSAQQSGAINGSITDGSGAAIPNAEVTLTETLQGTVIKAIANTTGDYDFPALQAGTYMLQVTAPGFETYEAKDIILRVSQTERVDVKMTVGAVTSAVEVEANEMGTVQTESAELSGTITATQITQLVLNGRDFSQLVTLTPGVVNQTGRDEGAGGHVGNVQFSMNGGRVEYNNWELDGATIMDNGSNNNLNVYPGIDAIAETEVLTSNYGAQYGRNASGTVLAQTKSGTEQYHGDVFEFLRNNAFNSRNYFEQTVPVYKKHDYGFTLGGPFAIPKFYNPALRKTFFFYSQEFRNELVPSNVYNQQVPSNAERTGDFSDLCPVAGSPLDTADYPSCPVDSTTGTYYPNNRVPIDPNAAVMMNALIPEANVGSGTSSFYQSSPAQLTTSATEVFRVDQVINEKLRAFYRFIYESWNTTETSPTWQNNSFPTVQNSYQVPGVDMVANLTYTVSPSLVNEFVADYTTDKNNMKNITTDISRQGFTGNGFFNNGYDGNTLPSLFVTDPAYGGGFVVNTGFFPWKNSNPTYSYSDMLTKTLKNHTLIFGVSLIAAQKNEAQNPGNTQGSFTFIASPELRSHNGFADFLTGQVAKFSQFSSTPVYYNRYKIVEPYLQDNWRVNQKLTLNVGLRLSLYGAYEDISKQSGNFESAAWSAANAPTIDVSGNITGQPGALIPGTGNIFNGIVSCGLNGVSDGCMSGHLFNPAPRVGFAYDVFGSGKLSVRGGYGIFFEHTNGNESNSESLEGTAPVVTNPQEFDFTGFNNVGGGGLEFPLATIAIPTKAVWPYVQQYNLTVQGELPRHVTMQASYVGSLGMHLPIRTDLNQLQPLSASENPYGPGQAISANDCNSLSENVNGNYTGTVNGQAVTGNVLNHLVIACGNSAAPYRPYMGLNGITYIHNAGQSNYNALQVGISRYFGKLNGSVAYTYGHSIDDGSDGGSTEVVNSNNPRATMASSTFDEKHVLEASAVYDLPKLKEQKLLRPVFGGWQVSDLTTFQTGAPFSVVNTNYVDNAGTGNSVSTVTSYPDVIGNIHGPAAIRHPIGQPGPRLYNSDAFVDPQGLTYGNAGRDILRIPTRTEYDMGLFKNFAVRDTMHFEFRAEAFNIFNHTQWSAINANSCYGAENCSNNAFLTATSAHNPRILQFAGKFVF; encoded by the coding sequence ATGTTGAGCCAGGCACTCTTTTCTCTGAAGGTTCCTCGTCCTTTGGGCTGTGATTCCATGCGGCAGAGCATGTGTCGGACAGTTGCCTATCGAATGCAAGCAATCGCATTTTGTGTTCTTTTCTCGTGTTTGTTTCTATGGATTCCGAGCCGCCTGTCAGCCCAGCAATCCGGCGCGATTAACGGGAGTATTACGGATGGAAGTGGTGCGGCCATTCCTAATGCAGAGGTGACATTGACGGAAACCCTTCAGGGAACCGTCATCAAGGCCATCGCCAATACGACAGGGGACTATGATTTCCCTGCCTTACAGGCGGGTACCTACATGCTCCAGGTGACGGCCCCCGGATTTGAAACGTATGAGGCGAAGGATATTATTTTGCGCGTCTCACAAACTGAACGCGTGGACGTAAAAATGACGGTCGGTGCGGTGACCTCGGCAGTCGAGGTTGAAGCCAACGAGATGGGTACGGTACAGACAGAGTCGGCTGAGCTTTCCGGGACCATTACTGCGACGCAGATTACGCAGTTGGTGTTGAATGGCCGCGACTTCAGCCAGTTGGTCACCCTCACGCCCGGAGTAGTCAACCAGACCGGGAGGGATGAGGGCGCAGGCGGCCATGTTGGCAACGTACAGTTCAGTATGAATGGCGGTCGCGTGGAGTACAACAACTGGGAGCTGGACGGCGCTACCATCATGGATAACGGCAGCAACAATAATCTCAACGTCTATCCCGGTATTGACGCGATTGCGGAAACTGAAGTGCTGACTTCAAACTATGGAGCGCAGTACGGTCGGAACGCCTCTGGCACCGTGCTGGCACAGACTAAGTCCGGCACTGAGCAATACCACGGCGATGTCTTTGAATTCTTGCGCAATAATGCCTTCAATTCGCGAAACTACTTTGAGCAAACGGTTCCGGTTTACAAGAAGCACGATTATGGATTTACCCTGGGAGGACCTTTCGCCATCCCGAAGTTCTACAATCCTGCGCTGAGAAAGACGTTCTTTTTCTATTCGCAGGAGTTTCGGAACGAACTTGTGCCGAGCAATGTTTATAACCAGCAGGTACCTTCAAACGCAGAGCGCACGGGAGATTTTTCAGACCTTTGCCCTGTCGCCGGAAGCCCGCTCGATACAGCCGACTACCCCAGTTGTCCGGTAGACTCGACAACCGGAACGTATTACCCCAACAACCGGGTGCCTATCGACCCAAATGCCGCAGTCATGATGAATGCCCTGATTCCAGAGGCGAACGTAGGATCTGGGACCTCATCTTTCTATCAGTCGTCACCGGCACAGCTGACCACGAGTGCTACCGAGGTCTTCCGCGTCGATCAGGTGATCAACGAAAAGCTGCGGGCATTCTATCGCTTTATCTATGAATCGTGGAACACAACTGAAACCTCGCCGACCTGGCAAAACAACTCATTTCCCACGGTGCAGAACTCCTACCAGGTGCCAGGCGTAGATATGGTGGCGAATCTTACCTATACTGTCTCGCCATCACTGGTCAACGAGTTCGTGGCTGATTATACAACCGATAAGAATAATATGAAGAACATCACCACCGATATCAGCCGGCAAGGTTTCACGGGCAACGGATTTTTCAATAATGGATATGACGGCAATACTCTGCCGAGTCTGTTTGTCACCGACCCTGCCTATGGTGGTGGATTCGTTGTGAATACGGGATTCTTTCCGTGGAAGAATTCAAATCCGACTTATAGCTACAGCGATATGCTGACCAAGACTTTGAAGAACCACACGCTGATCTTCGGGGTAAGCTTGATCGCTGCTCAGAAGAACGAGGCGCAGAACCCGGGAAACACTCAGGGCTCCTTTACCTTTATTGCCAGTCCAGAGTTGAGATCGCATAACGGCTTCGCCGATTTTCTAACCGGACAGGTGGCCAAGTTTTCACAGTTTTCCTCTACGCCGGTGTACTACAACCGCTACAAGATTGTAGAACCGTATCTTCAGGACAACTGGCGCGTGAACCAGAAACTCACGTTGAATGTTGGCCTTCGTCTGAGTCTCTACGGAGCTTATGAAGACATCAGCAAGCAGTCCGGAAATTTTGAATCGGCAGCGTGGAGCGCGGCGAATGCGCCGACGATCGATGTCTCCGGAAACATCACAGGTCAACCGGGCGCGCTCATCCCGGGCACTGGCAATATCTTCAACGGGATCGTCAGTTGCGGTCTCAATGGAGTGTCCGACGGTTGTATGTCGGGACATCTTTTCAATCCGGCGCCGCGTGTTGGCTTTGCCTATGACGTCTTCGGGTCTGGTAAGCTGTCAGTTCGCGGAGGCTACGGCATCTTCTTTGAGCATACGAACGGTAACGAGAGTAATTCGGAAAGCCTGGAGGGCACGGCGCCGGTAGTGACCAATCCTCAGGAGTTCGACTTTACGGGCTTTAACAACGTAGGCGGCGGAGGACTGGAGTTCCCGCTTGCTACGATCGCCATTCCCACCAAGGCTGTCTGGCCCTATGTTCAGCAATACAATCTGACTGTACAGGGAGAGCTGCCTCGCCATGTCACGATGCAGGCCTCTTATGTTGGCAGCTTAGGTATGCACCTGCCGATCCGAACGGACCTAAACCAGCTACAGCCGCTCTCGGCTTCCGAGAATCCCTATGGGCCCGGCCAGGCGATTTCCGCCAACGATTGCAATAGCCTCTCGGAGAATGTGAACGGAAACTACACCGGAACTGTCAATGGCCAGGCGGTAACCGGAAATGTATTGAATCATCTGGTCATTGCTTGCGGAAATTCTGCGGCGCCCTATCGCCCCTACATGGGGCTGAACGGGATAACTTATATCCATAACGCGGGTCAGTCTAACTACAATGCTCTTCAGGTCGGCATCTCGCGTTACTTTGGAAAGCTCAATGGAAGCGTTGCTTATACCTACGGCCACTCGATCGACGATGGCTCGGATGGAGGGTCGACGGAAGTTGTCAATAGCAACAATCCCCGCGCCACCATGGCGAGTTCCACCTTTGATGAGAAGCATGTGCTGGAAGCAAGCGCCGTCTACGACCTTCCGAAACTGAAGGAGCAAAAACTATTGCGCCCGGTGTTTGGTGGATGGCAGGTATCCGACCTGACAACCTTCCAGACCGGCGCGCCATTCAGCGTTGTTAACACGAATTACGTAGATAACGCAGGCACTGGAAATTCCGTAAGTACTGTAACGTCGTATCCGGATGTCATAGGGAATATTCATGGTCCTGCAGCGATCCGGCATCCGATCGGGCAGCCAGGTCCGCGGCTATACAACAGCGATGCGTTTGTCGATCCACAGGGTCTGACATATGGCAATGCTGGTCGTGACATACTCAGAATACCTACTCGCACGGAGTACGACATGGGCCTGTTCAAGAACTTTGCAGTGCGCGACACCATGCACTTCGAATTTCGAGCGGAGGCCTTTAACATCTTTAACCATACTCAATGGAGCGCGATCAACGCCAATTCCTGTTATGGCGCGGAGAACTGTTCGAACAACGCCTTCCTGACAGCAACGAGCGCACATAACCCACGCATCTTGCAATTTGCCGGGAAGTTTGTGTTCTAG
- a CDS encoding tetratricopeptide repeat protein has product MLTNKMSYKTYNSSQLISRSCRTDGSRALKLRCRFRFLLAFFLVQGILLPIFAAMLESEASAATPLRTPLLAADAGQTPDQTGANPAVFFHQGKEALQDGKLALAEEDFQRVIALDPQSSGAHVNLAVSYMREKRWDSALAELKKADVLSPNEPGIQLNIGLAYYRKNDFASAIEPFSAILQRTPDSLQARYLLGLCYFFTSRYKEASETLAPLWPTESHNLNYLYVISIAASKSDNPALQQQSFNQMLAIGQDKPEFHLYVGKAWLAEDNTIKALEEFKAAAAAQPDLPLVHYFLGRTYLEQHADQLAETELQKDTLLNPDFAYDYEDLGVLYARLNQTDKAEHSFRQAIELDKTLVNSYIGLAKLYRRSSRFREALEMLDHAVALASQSASVHYLRAQVLTHLGDTVNAQLEFDTSAKLLKSFNDQVQQNLSGDRTADAQHAAQQ; this is encoded by the coding sequence TTGCTAACTAACAAAATGAGTTATAAGACCTATAACAGCTCGCAGCTGATCTCCCGATCATGTCGGACGGACGGTAGCCGAGCTTTAAAACTGCGCTGCAGGTTTCGCTTTCTCCTGGCATTTTTTCTCGTCCAGGGAATTCTGCTCCCCATCTTCGCCGCTATGCTAGAGAGCGAAGCTTCGGCCGCCACACCTTTACGAACACCTCTACTCGCGGCAGACGCCGGACAAACTCCTGATCAGACCGGAGCTAACCCTGCGGTCTTCTTTCATCAAGGCAAGGAAGCCCTCCAAGACGGCAAACTGGCGCTCGCAGAAGAGGACTTCCAAAGGGTCATCGCCCTGGACCCACAATCGAGTGGTGCCCATGTCAATCTGGCCGTCTCCTACATGCGCGAGAAGCGATGGGATAGCGCCCTGGCCGAACTGAAGAAGGCTGACGTGCTTTCTCCAAATGAACCTGGGATCCAATTAAACATTGGGCTTGCTTACTATAGAAAAAACGACTTTGCGTCAGCGATCGAGCCGTTCTCCGCGATCCTGCAGCGGACGCCGGACTCGCTTCAGGCAAGGTACCTCCTCGGACTTTGCTACTTTTTTACGAGCAGATATAAAGAAGCCTCTGAAACTCTTGCGCCACTGTGGCCAACTGAGTCGCATAACCTGAACTATCTATATGTGATCAGCATAGCGGCCAGTAAGTCAGACAACCCCGCCCTGCAACAACAGTCTTTCAATCAGATGCTTGCCATTGGCCAAGATAAGCCAGAGTTTCATTTGTATGTCGGCAAGGCATGGCTGGCGGAAGATAACACTATCAAAGCACTTGAAGAGTTCAAAGCTGCTGCGGCTGCGCAGCCAGATCTTCCCTTAGTGCACTACTTTCTTGGGCGTACCTATCTTGAACAGCACGCCGATCAACTGGCCGAGACAGAATTGCAAAAAGATACATTACTCAATCCAGACTTCGCCTACGACTACGAAGATTTGGGTGTCTTGTATGCACGGCTGAATCAAACTGACAAAGCCGAACATAGCTTCCGCCAAGCGATCGAGCTCGATAAGACGCTCGTGAATTCCTACATCGGCCTGGCCAAGCTATACCGGCGATCCTCCCGTTTCCGGGAGGCGCTGGAGATGTTGGATCACGCCGTAGCCCTGGCGTCGCAGAGCGCCAGCGTGCATTATCTAAGGGCACAGGTGTTGACGCATCTAGGTGACACCGTAAATGCACAACTGGAATTTGATACTTCGGCAAAGTTACTCAAGTCGTTCAACGACCAAGTGCAACAGAACCTGTCAGGCGATCGAACAGCAGATGCACAGCATGCCGCGCAGCAATAG
- a CDS encoding CRTAC1 family protein: MGMGGASTGGVYEAVHDSQNRPITAGGFVKEGPVVFVDRTHQAGLDVWSHRVGTAEKKFIIEMNGSGVGLIDYDNDGWLDIYLVNGSTYDALSGKTTPPHAALFHNNHDGTFSDVAEKAGVTNDRWGFGVAIGDYNNDGWPDIFVSNYGKNRLYRNNHDGTFTDVAAHAGVELGNWSTGATFGDYDGDGRLDLFVAGYVHYDMNNQPTQGSAGVASASCQFRGVTVECGPRGLPGEHDHLFHNNGDGTFTDVSVKAGVSDPNGYYGFTAVFVDLNGDGKLDLAVADDSTPNYLYLNRGDGTFKDNSYVSGFALNGDGREIAGMGLGVGDYENDGLLDLVVTDFSDDYKVLYHNDGNATFSDVSYDVGVAQDSIPFLGWGVGFLDYDNDGWKDIMMVNGHIYPQVDHSDWGTSFAQRPLLYHNLKGKKFLLIPAVEGTGLAETMPGRGAAFGDLFNNGKIDVVINVIDHHPVLLGNVSDDSHHWIEMKLIGGPRSPRDAIGATVYLNANGMRQREDVLSGGSYLSSNDQRVHFGLGNATTVDAVEIHWPSGGVEKLNISSVDRIFTIEEGNGVTSELCVACKVGTVASPHAQMKSATRKM, encoded by the coding sequence ATGGGGATGGGTGGGGCGAGCACCGGAGGAGTGTATGAGGCCGTTCACGATTCCCAGAACCGTCCTATCACTGCGGGAGGTTTCGTAAAAGAAGGTCCGGTCGTGTTTGTCGACCGCACGCATCAAGCTGGTCTTGATGTCTGGAGTCATCGTGTAGGCACCGCCGAGAAGAAGTTCATTATTGAGATGAACGGCTCCGGGGTCGGCCTGATTGACTACGATAACGACGGATGGCTCGATATCTATCTGGTCAACGGCTCTACATATGATGCTCTAAGTGGCAAGACCACGCCTCCGCACGCCGCTCTCTTCCACAACAACCACGACGGCACCTTCAGCGACGTCGCGGAGAAGGCTGGAGTAACCAACGACCGCTGGGGTTTTGGCGTTGCCATCGGCGATTACAACAACGACGGATGGCCTGACATCTTCGTCAGCAACTATGGCAAGAACCGTCTCTATCGCAACAACCACGACGGCACGTTTACTGATGTCGCTGCACACGCAGGCGTTGAGTTGGGAAATTGGTCCACTGGAGCCACCTTCGGCGACTACGACGGAGATGGGCGCCTCGACCTTTTTGTTGCGGGCTACGTTCACTACGATATGAACAATCAGCCAACACAGGGTTCGGCAGGCGTCGCTTCTGCCAGTTGCCAATTTCGCGGTGTCACCGTTGAGTGCGGACCCCGCGGTCTTCCCGGGGAGCACGATCACCTATTCCACAACAACGGCGACGGTACTTTCACCGACGTCAGCGTCAAGGCGGGAGTCAGCGATCCCAATGGCTACTACGGATTCACCGCTGTCTTCGTTGATCTGAACGGCGATGGCAAGTTAGATCTGGCTGTAGCGGACGACTCGACACCCAATTATCTCTATCTCAATAGAGGCGACGGCACCTTCAAGGACAATAGCTATGTCTCCGGCTTTGCTCTGAATGGCGATGGCCGTGAGATCGCCGGTATGGGACTCGGCGTCGGTGATTACGAGAACGACGGCCTTCTCGACCTTGTCGTGACTGATTTTTCCGACGACTACAAAGTTCTCTATCACAACGATGGCAATGCCACCTTCAGCGACGTCAGCTATGACGTCGGCGTCGCACAGGATAGCATCCCATTCCTCGGCTGGGGCGTAGGCTTCCTTGATTATGACAACGATGGATGGAAAGACATCATGATGGTGAACGGCCATATATATCCGCAGGTCGATCACTCTGACTGGGGCACCAGCTTTGCACAACGGCCGTTGCTTTATCACAACCTGAAAGGTAAGAAGTTCCTGCTTATCCCGGCTGTCGAAGGCACTGGGCTGGCAGAAACCATGCCCGGGCGCGGAGCAGCCTTCGGCGATCTCTTCAACAACGGCAAGATCGACGTCGTCATCAATGTGATCGACCATCATCCCGTTCTGCTCGGCAACGTGAGCGACGACAGCCATCACTGGATAGAGATGAAACTCATCGGCGGCCCCAGGAGTCCTCGGGATGCTATAGGCGCCACCGTTTATCTGAACGCAAATGGCATGCGCCAACGCGAAGATGTCCTTAGCGGCGGTAGTTACCTGTCCTCCAACGATCAGCGCGTGCATTTCGGTCTCGGCAACGCAACCACGGTCGATGCGGTCGAGATTCACTGGCCTAGCGGCGGCGTCGAGAAGCTAAACATTTCCTCTGTCGACCGCATCTTCACAATCGAAGAGGGCAACGGAGTTACAAGCGAGCTCTGCGTCGCATGCAAAGTCGGTACAGTCGCTTCCCCGCACGCCCAGATGAAGTCCGCAACACGGAAGATGTAA
- a CDS encoding alpha/beta hydrolase family protein, with amino-acid sequence MTQKNVEFTRRDFLTQAAALSAATSMLGIEHIASAQSAAGALDAESRRRADLATFLKIFPPTSTPQTGRINAYDKTWEDWVRRTGELPPDFASMPSIPYLPDPLIFTENGRQIAVTNEVLWNRQKQWIRAQMEQWVFGKMPPSPDNLRAVVTATRREGTTTVRDIRLEFGPDHHATLRLQLIIPDGKGPFPVFLTNHSRKFPWLYTAVRRGYIGCYYAANDPAYGGGDSDDSDRYIEIYPEYDFSCIARWAWSASRAVDYLLTLSEVDTNKIALAGHSRHGKQSLLAAAFDERISALILSSGNTGESDPWRYTTDIFANESLERITGVFPHWFHPRLRFFAGREDKLPVDQNMLAALVAPRGLLMYSGYAESEGNPFGYEQAYRSIRRVYSLLGHEDKLCLNLRDGEHPTAVSDLEQYLDFLDSIFNQKRRPEFDTWILGYTFEGWQQISQEKIDPLSYPKRTVGDFLSQADGRPISSVAQWQEKRKSIIQKISRLLGEAPPRVTFEAQRNLPERSLARNGTSEGWLATLYNRPIDDQSSEPRFKPEGMGVAGLPFGDGLMGELFYPMNSDQKPQSGKWPVVIWLHPYSYQNGWSAWRPWASGGSIYDQDSRPSFQLLVKRGFAVFAFDQVGFGARIHEARRFYDRYPRWSMLGNMIEDTRAAVEALSSLEEIDSPRIFLLGYALGAKVGLLTTAFDERVRGMAAICGVDPLRLDTPDKGTEGIRQYSHLHGLLPRLGFFVDHPDRLPFDFDEVLASVAPKPALVVAPTLDRYARLADVQREIEASQKIYALLGHPESLKFETPVDINRFAHRTQESVFDWLAQQVR; translated from the coding sequence ATGACACAAAAGAATGTCGAATTTACTAGAAGAGATTTCCTCACGCAGGCCGCCGCACTCTCAGCTGCAACATCGATGTTAGGGATCGAACACATCGCCTCTGCGCAATCTGCGGCTGGAGCGCTCGATGCAGAATCGAGGCGGCGCGCGGATCTCGCGACATTCCTCAAGATATTTCCCCCCACCAGCACGCCCCAGACCGGGCGCATCAACGCCTATGACAAAACCTGGGAGGACTGGGTGCGGCGTACCGGTGAGCTTCCTCCGGACTTTGCATCCATGCCGTCCATCCCCTATCTCCCCGATCCGCTCATCTTTACAGAGAACGGCCGGCAGATCGCAGTGACCAATGAAGTTCTGTGGAATCGCCAGAAGCAATGGATCCGCGCGCAAATGGAACAGTGGGTCTTCGGCAAGATGCCACCGTCGCCCGACAACCTCCGCGCAGTCGTTACCGCAACTCGGCGCGAAGGTACAACCACCGTACGCGACATCCGGCTCGAATTCGGCCCCGATCATCACGCCACGCTACGTCTGCAGTTGATCATTCCAGACGGCAAAGGCCCGTTCCCTGTATTCCTGACCAACCACAGCAGAAAGTTTCCCTGGCTCTACACCGCCGTGCGGCGGGGCTATATCGGCTGCTACTACGCCGCCAATGATCCGGCTTATGGCGGTGGAGACAGCGACGATTCCGACCGGTACATTGAGATTTATCCGGAGTACGACTTTTCCTGTATCGCACGCTGGGCGTGGTCGGCTTCACGCGCCGTAGACTACCTCCTCACCTTGTCCGAAGTCGATACGAACAAGATAGCCTTGGCCGGACACTCGCGGCATGGAAAACAATCGTTGCTGGCAGCTGCATTTGACGAACGGATCTCAGCGCTGATCCTCTCAAGCGGCAATACCGGCGAGTCCGATCCCTGGCGATACACCACAGATATCTTCGCCAACGAAAGCCTCGAGAGAATCACAGGGGTCTTCCCCCACTGGTTTCACCCTCGGCTGCGATTCTTCGCTGGCCGCGAAGATAAGCTCCCCGTCGACCAAAACATGTTAGCGGCGTTGGTCGCGCCGCGCGGACTCCTGATGTATTCCGGCTACGCCGAATCGGAGGGCAATCCCTTCGGCTACGAACAGGCATATCGCTCTATACGACGCGTCTACAGCCTCCTTGGACACGAAGATAAGCTATGTCTCAATCTCCGGGATGGGGAACATCCAACCGCAGTCTCGGACCTCGAACAATACCTCGATTTCCTGGATTCGATCTTCAATCAAAAACGCCGCCCGGAATTCGACACCTGGATCTTGGGCTACACCTTCGAAGGCTGGCAGCAGATCTCGCAGGAAAAGATCGATCCTCTCTCTTACCCGAAAAGAACGGTCGGCGATTTTCTAAGTCAGGCAGACGGTCGTCCGATCAGCTCGGTTGCGCAGTGGCAAGAAAAAAGAAAATCCATCATCCAGAAGATTTCACGCCTGCTGGGCGAAGCACCACCACGAGTAACCTTTGAAGCGCAGCGGAATCTACCCGAGCGCAGCCTGGCGCGCAACGGCACTTCCGAGGGTTGGCTGGCAACACTCTACAACAGGCCCATTGACGATCAGAGTTCGGAGCCGCGATTCAAGCCGGAAGGGATGGGTGTAGCTGGTCTTCCCTTCGGAGATGGCTTGATGGGCGAGCTCTTCTACCCCATGAACTCGGATCAAAAACCACAGTCCGGTAAGTGGCCCGTGGTCATCTGGCTGCATCCCTACAGCTATCAGAACGGATGGTCGGCCTGGAGGCCTTGGGCTTCAGGAGGATCAATCTACGATCAAGACTCCAGGCCGTCGTTCCAGTTGCTGGTGAAAAGAGGTTTCGCCGTATTCGCCTTCGATCAGGTTGGCTTCGGAGCACGCATCCATGAGGCCAGGCGATTCTATGACCGCTATCCGCGCTGGTCGATGCTGGGCAACATGATCGAAGACACACGCGCGGCGGTCGAAGCGCTCTCCAGTCTGGAAGAAATCGACTCCCCGCGAATCTTCCTGCTTGGCTACGCACTGGGCGCCAAAGTTGGCTTATTGACCACGGCCTTCGACGAACGCGTGCGAGGCATGGCAGCGATCTGCGGTGTCGATCCATTGCGGCTCGACACGCCAGACAAAGGCACGGAGGGTATCCGGCAGTACTCGCATCTTCATGGATTGCTGCCACGCCTCGGCTTCTTCGTGGATCACCCGGACCGTCTTCCCTTTGACTTCGATGAAGTCCTGGCATCGGTTGCGCCCAAACCGGCGTTAGTGGTCGCACCCACACTCGACCGTTATGCCCGCCTTGCAGATGTGCAGCGCGAGATCGAGGCATCGCAGAAGATATATGCTCTGCTTGGTCATCCCGAATCTCTGAAATTCGAAACGCCAGTCGACATCAACCGCTTTGCCCACCGCACTCAGGAGAGCGTATTCGACTGGCTCGCTCAGCAAGTAAGGTGA
- a CDS encoding Gfo/Idh/MocA family protein, producing the protein MVNRREFLNTAAVGAAGLAISATAKSYGQIIGSNDRLNFAIIGLRWRGYAHLAGLKANKDAARVSYVCDVDSNNLSKFAGIAEQQLGYAPATEKDFRHLFQQKDLDAVTIATPDHWHAPLAIAALQAGKHVYVEKPCAHNPAEGALLVQAQQKYQKHVQQGTQQRSCTHTIEAIDKIHNGLIGRPYFVKAWYTNTRKGIGFGKDAPVPPQLDWDLWQGPAPRRQYKDNIHPYNWHWFKHWGTGEAGNNGTHNIDLSRWALGVDFPQSVVATGGRYQMKDDQQFYDSLAVNFDYGDKMITWESRSCNGMKYLDRDAGLVVMGTTGSVLIYGDGGDGYEVFDLKGNRTGVFKLDDSIPFYNKLEGDIATDAHFANLIAAIRTGEKLHAPISEGNKAVTMMLLSNISWELNRVLQLDQQDGKILHDPQAMKMWGREYEKGWAPHL; encoded by the coding sequence ATGGTTAATAGACGTGAATTTCTAAACACAGCAGCGGTAGGGGCGGCGGGCTTGGCTATAAGCGCGACCGCGAAAAGTTATGGTCAGATCATCGGCTCCAACGATCGTCTCAACTTTGCAATTATCGGCCTTCGTTGGCGCGGCTATGCTCATCTTGCAGGGCTCAAGGCAAACAAGGATGCCGCGCGTGTCTCGTATGTATGCGATGTGGACAGCAATAACCTGTCAAAGTTTGCGGGCATTGCAGAACAGCAATTGGGCTATGCGCCTGCCACTGAAAAGGATTTTCGGCATCTCTTTCAGCAGAAGGATTTGGACGCCGTTACCATTGCGACTCCAGACCACTGGCACGCTCCGTTGGCGATTGCCGCGCTGCAAGCAGGCAAGCACGTGTATGTTGAGAAGCCATGCGCTCACAACCCTGCCGAGGGAGCATTGCTGGTGCAGGCGCAACAGAAATATCAAAAACACGTGCAGCAGGGCACGCAGCAGCGATCGTGCACGCATACCATCGAGGCCATCGACAAGATACACAACGGCCTGATCGGCAGGCCTTACTTTGTCAAAGCCTGGTATACGAACACGAGAAAAGGAATCGGCTTCGGGAAAGATGCACCCGTACCGCCGCAGCTCGATTGGGATCTGTGGCAGGGACCTGCGCCGCGACGGCAATATAAAGATAATATTCATCCTTATAACTGGCACTGGTTCAAGCACTGGGGCACAGGCGAGGCTGGTAACAACGGCACGCATAATATCGATCTCTCCCGTTGGGCGCTCGGAGTCGACTTTCCGCAGAGCGTTGTGGCGACAGGCGGAAGATATCAGATGAAAGACGATCAGCAGTTTTATGACAGTCTGGCCGTCAACTTCGATTACGGCGACAAGATGATCACCTGGGAGAGCCGATCCTGCAACGGAATGAAGTATCTCGATCGCGATGCGGGGCTGGTCGTGATGGGCACCACCGGCTCGGTGCTGATCTATGGCGATGGCGGCGATGGTTATGAAGTCTTTGATCTCAAGGGCAACCGGACCGGCGTGTTCAAGCTTGATGATTCTATTCCCTTCTATAACAAGCTCGAAGGGGACATCGCAACGGATGCCCACTTTGCGAACCTTATCGCGGCGATTCGCACAGGAGAGAAACTGCACGCGCCTATCTCGGAAGGCAATAAAGCGGTGACCATGATGCTACTGTCCAACATTTCGTGGGAGCTGAACCGTGTCTTGCAGCTAGATCAGCAAGACGGGAAGATTCTTCATGATCCGCAAGCCATGAAGATGTGGGGGCGCGAATACGAGAAGGGCTGGGCACCTCATCTCTAA